Genomic window (Bacillus vallismortis):
GAAAAACATCAGAATAACCCCGAGCAAACCGCAGGCCAGTCCTTTAACAGCTTGGAAGGGCATGCTGTCTTTTTTATGCACTAACCTTTCTTTAAACAGGTGGGTGAAGAGATAATTAAATGTGATTAAAATGGTCAAGTTTACAAACAGTTCTTTCAGCAAATGTTATCACCTTTATATAAGGTACTAAAGATGGAAGAGAAAGAAAAGAACAAAAAAGGGATTATATAAGGTTTTTTTACTGGAATCATAAGCTGGAATAATTCGCACTTGACCTATCGGAATTAGTGTAATATAGTAAAAAAGAAAATTTGAAGGGAGAGTTTACCTGCTTTGGAGACTTTACTAGTCGTATTACACGTATTTATTTTATTGTTACTTATCTTAGGGCTTTTTGCTATGCAGAAAAAACACGTTTCCTTCTCCAAACGTGTATTTACTGCGCTGGGGCTGGGGATTGTATTCGGATTTGCGCTTCAGCTGATTTACGGCCCGACTTCAAATATAGTCATTCAAACAGCCGACTGGTTTAATATTGCCGGGGGCGGATATGTCAAATTGCTTCAAATGGTTGTTATGCCGCTCGTCTTTATTTCAATTCTCGGTGCATTTACAAAGCTGAAGCTGACAAAAAATCTTGGGAAAATCAGCGGTTTAATTATCGGGATTTTAGTTGCAACAACAGCTGTAGCTGCAGCTGTCGGTATTGCGTCCGCGCTCTCTTTTGATTTGCAGGCGATCCAAGTCGACCAAGGAGATACTGAACTTTCACGGGGGCAGGAGCTTGAGCAGAAATCAGAGGATATGGCAGCGAAAACATTGCCGCAGCAGATTGTTGAACTGCTGCCGGGAAACCCGTTTTTAGATTTTACAGGAGCTAGACCGACTTCAACGATCGCTGTCGTGATTTTTGCTGCTTTCCTTGGAATGGCATTCCTCGGCGTAAAACGTAAACAGCCGGAACAGGCAGAAACATTTAAAAAGCTGGTTGATGCCGTTTATGCCATTGTCATGCGTGTCGTCACCCTCATTTTGCGCCTGACGCCTTATGGAGTGTTGGCGATTATGACCAAAACGATCGCGACGAGTGATATTGACAGCATTTTAAAACTAGGTATGTTTGTAATTGCTTCGTATGCCGCGTTAATCGCAATGTTTATCATTCATTTGCTGATGCTGACGCTCAGCGGCTTGAACCCGATCGTTTATTTGAAAAAAGCGCTCCCTGTACTTATATTTGCATTTACATCACGATCCAGCGCGGGTGCTTTGCCACTGAATATTAAAACACAGAGAAGCTTGGGTGTGTCGGAAGGAATCGCTAACTTTGCAGGTTCGTTCGGTCTTTCGATTGGCCAAAATGGATGCGCCGGCATTTATCCTGCGATGCTGGCGATGATGATTGCCCCGACGATCGGCCAGAATCCGTTTGATCCGGTGTTTCTCATCACAGTTATCGCAGTCGTTGCCATCAGCTCCTTCGGTGTTGCCGGAGTTGGCGGCGGAGCGACATTCGCGGCGCTTCTTGTTTTATCATCATTAAATATGCCTGTCGCGCTCGCCGGTTTATTAATCTCAATCGAACCGTTAATCGACATGGGGCGTACTGCTTTGAATGTCAGCGGCAGTATGACATCAGGTCTTATTACGAGTAAGATCACAAAGGAAATTGATTCAAATGTATTCAATGATCAATCCAGAGTGATTGAAGCTGAAGAAGCGTAACAGCGTGTAACCCGCTTCGTTTTGATGTTCATTTCAATAAAAGACCCATGAACCCTGTAATGTAAAGGTTTCATGGGTTCTTTTTTATGCTTTTATTCCACTGTGCAAATGTAACTGGGTTCAGAAGGATTTCCTCTTGACCATGATCAATACATTCTTGAAGAGGCTTTCGGCGATATGTTGTGATTTCTAAATTTTGGCCACGAATGAAAGAAAAGCGCCTGACTGTGGTAAATACATGGCCTCATTATTTTTCTTTTAACATTGAATACTTTCGATACGCTTTATAGAAACTGATGGCAAAGAAAGCAAACATAAGGGCGGGAAGCGACCTCAAAAGAGCAAATGGAGTTTCAAATAAAAATGCTTTCCAAAACCATGCACCTTTCATACTCCAAAGACCTTCAGTTAAATATAAACCTGAATCCTTGTAAATCATATAAGAAAAAAACAAACACAGTAAACCGAAACCAGAAGAATAATTTATCAATCTTTTATAATAGTGACACTTTGATTGGCGATCCGAGAAGATTTCATTTTGACCATCATCCTCTTTTTGCCAATATCGTATTCCACTAAGCAAGGAGCCATTTATATACATCCAACCGAAGTCTTCATAGATCCCTTTGTAATCTTTGAACTTTTTCTTTAATA
Coding sequences:
- the tcyP gene encoding L-cystine transporter TcyP; protein product: METLLVVLHVFILLLLILGLFAMQKKHVSFSKRVFTALGLGIVFGFALQLIYGPTSNIVIQTADWFNIAGGGYVKLLQMVVMPLVFISILGAFTKLKLTKNLGKISGLIIGILVATTAVAAAVGIASALSFDLQAIQVDQGDTELSRGQELEQKSEDMAAKTLPQQIVELLPGNPFLDFTGARPTSTIAVVIFAAFLGMAFLGVKRKQPEQAETFKKLVDAVYAIVMRVVTLILRLTPYGVLAIMTKTIATSDIDSILKLGMFVIASYAALIAMFIIHLLMLTLSGLNPIVYLKKALPVLIFAFTSRSSAGALPLNIKTQRSLGVSEGIANFAGSFGLSIGQNGCAGIYPAMLAMMIAPTIGQNPFDPVFLITVIAVVAISSFGVAGVGGGATFAALLVLSSLNMPVALAGLLISIEPLIDMGRTALNVSGSMTSGLITSKITKEIDSNVFNDQSRVIEAEEA
- a CDS encoding DUF2812 domain-containing protein, with product MKKMKMFFDIEKEEQWLNEQLQKGYRCTNISGLGIYTFEKTDKRYVMRLDYQDILLKKKFKDYKGIYEDFGWMYINGSLLSGIRYWQKEDDGQNEIFSDRQSKCHYYKRLINYSSGFGLLCLFFSYMIYKDSGLYLTEGLWSMKGAWFWKAFLFETPFALLRSLPALMFAFFAISFYKAYRKYSMLKEK